The following proteins are co-located in the Gorilla gorilla gorilla isolate KB3781 chromosome 7, NHGRI_mGorGor1-v2.1_pri, whole genome shotgun sequence genome:
- the VDAC3 gene encoding non-selective voltage-gated ion channel VDAC3, which translates to MCNTPTYCDLGKAAKDVFNKGYGFGMVKIDLKTKSCSGVEFSTSGHAYTDTGKASGNLETKYKVCNYGLTFTQKWNTDNTLGTEISWENKLAEGLKLTLDTIFVPNTGKKSGKLKASYKRDCFSVGSNVDIDFSGPTIYGWAVLAFEGWLAGYQMSFDTAKSKLSQNNFALGYKAADFQLHTHVNDGTEFGGSIYQKVNEKIETSINLAWTAGSNNTRFGIAAKYMLDCRTSLSAKVNNASLIGLGYTQTLRPGVKLTLSALIDGKNFSAGGHKVGLGFELEA; encoded by the exons ATGTGTAACACACCAACGTACTGTGACCTAGGAAAGGCTGCTAAGGATGTCTTCAACAAAGGATATG gctTTGGCATGGTCAAGATAGACCTGAAAACCAAGTCTTGTAGTGGAGTG GAATTTTCTACTTCTGGTCATGCTTACACTGATACAGGGAAAGCATCAGGCAACCTAGAAACCAAATATAAGGTCTGTAACTATGGACTTACCTTCACCCAGAAATGGAACACAGACAATACTCTAGGGACAGAAATCTCTTGGGAGAATAAG ttggCTGAAGGGTTGAAACTGACTCTTGATACCATATTTGTACCGAACACAGG aAAGAAGAGTGGGAAATTGAAGGCCTCCTATAAACGGGATTGTTTTAGTGTTGGCAGTAATGTTGATATAGATTTTTCTGGACCAACCATCTATGGCTGGGCTGTGTTGGCCTTCGAAGGGTGGCTTGCTGGCTATCAGATGAGTTTTGACACAGCCAAATCCAAACTGTCACAGAATAATTTCGCCCTGGGTTACAAGGCTGCGGACTTCCAGCTGCACACACATGT GAACGATGGCACTGAATTTGGAGGTTCTATCTACCAGAAGGTGAATGAGAAGATTGAAACATCCATAAACCTTGCTTGGACAGCTGGGAGTAACAACACCCGTTTTGGCATTGCTGCTAAGTACATGCTGGATTGTAGAACTTCTCTCTCT GCTAAAGTAAATAATGCCAGCTTGATTGGACTGGGTTATACTCAGACCCTTCGACCAG GAGTCAAATTGACTTTATCAGCTTTAATCGATGGGAAGAACTTCAGTGCAGGAGGTCACAAGGTTGGCTTGGGATTTGAACTGGAAGCTTAA